In the genome of Columba livia isolate bColLiv1 breed racing homer chromosome 1, bColLiv1.pat.W.v2, whole genome shotgun sequence, the window GTGACAAAGACTGAATTTGCCCTATAAAATCTGACAAtcagcaaattttaaattctgcttCTCATTTTGACTTCTCTGAAAAgtctctccagctgcagggaacTCACACATTTCAGGCCGGATGAGAAGATAATCCCAGTATTTTGGTAAACTTTCCTTTGCTGTGCAAATATTTAACACTCCAGTTACCTACTTAAGGATGACAGGATGGAGCTCTTGTGTTTAGGCAAATGGTCAGAAATGCACAACTGATGATTTCACACCATGTTTGCAAGAGCTCAGGAGGAAATATATGGTCAGTCAGTGCAGCTTGACTGACGAATTTCTAGTCACTGGTCTTTACCTGAGATCTCCACCTATATAAGCACTGGCAGCCCTCTGCCTTCTGTCATTTTAggcttctaacttctttatctCACTTTACTAAaagagaaaggtgagagaaaagCTCTGTTCCTGAGCTAATAGGTGTGTGTTACTCCGAAGAAGCCTGTTTGTTTACCTGAATAGCTCGCAAAGCAACAAAAGGCGAGGCTATTCCAGATATCACGAGTAGCAAAGCTGCTTCAATGAGCTGGTGATAGGAAATCACCCAGGGCTGAAAGACATGAGTTGATGTAGTAGTTTATGTTACTCAACAGTGAGGATAATAAGGTGTAGGGTTTTAGAAGGGGAAACTCTGCATTCCTGAGTAAAGCAAATTAACTTATAACAGGTTTGGATGCAAAGAAGATGAGAATTTTCCAAGTCAGAAGTGTGAATGCACTGAGGAGCTGGCAGTCCCAGCAGGAGGAAGAACTCTGGTGGACACACCGTGGATGTCCCAGAAGAAGAAATACCACAAAGGAAGATGTAACAGTAGGGACAAGCtcacaaagagaggaaaaagtgtttcctcAACTGGGTGAATTATGGTTCAGAGATAAACAGGCACAGAAATAATGAATGGCCAACAGCTTGCCTGATGTGACTGTTgcacaggaaaggaaaatgttttagttatataaacaagagaaaagggaaagatgaATGGTGCTGCTGAAcactcagaattttttttttaccttcatcCCTATTAATTGCTAGAACTGATGGGAAAGAAACAGTCTGGTGATACAGCAAAGGGTAATGGTGAGGTTCCTAAAGGAAATGAGGAAATAACAGGAGTTATTACAACACCAGTGACAGAAACAAAGTTTAAACTACTTGAGAGAGACAAATAATAATCTGGGGCCTGGATGATCACCAccctagaaaacaaaaacaacttgGATGTGCTATCACAAATGTGTTAGCAAAGATTTTTAATAGACCTGTAGATTCATTTGTGTCCCATGACTGGGAAACAGGAgtatatttataaagaaaataaagtgatcTGGGCAATTTTGTGTCTTTCTTTGAGAAGTTTCAGAACATACACTGGAGAAAAGAATAATCAAGTCACAGAGGGAAATAGAAAATGAGATTAATTGCAACATAGGTAGACCCTAGCAAATAAATCTATAAGAATTTTTGTCTTGATGaataatttgaaagaaagacTTGGATCTAGGCATctagttttaaataaaacattaacataTAGTTTTACTGTGGCACTATTTACAGATAGAAGTGATGGCAATGAGAGCaagaaatgaaaggcagaaaacagaTACTTGAAAGGGAAACTACAGTCAGCTAAGTAAGAAGTGGGGTTCCTAGCTTGAAAAGAGCTTACCAGTGGCTTTCTAAAGTACTTCCAACACTCAAGACTTTCATCAATGACAAACAGTGGGGTTACCGTGCTGACTGCAGTGACGGAAACCAAATGATGGTtcaaaaacatgacaaaaagTATGTACCTGTGGAGATTTCCCTCTGATTCACCTAGGACtcagtgacaggaaaaaaatggagaaagaaaaaaaggcccAGTTGGAATCAACCTTAAGTAACAACCCAGAGATGATTCTGTGGTGCAATATGCAAGGTATTTTAGCCAGTCATAGAAATATCAAGAGCACTTTACTGCGCATGTATATGGCCTCATTAAAAGTATCATGTACATTCCTGGCCACTTATTTTCAATAAAGATtaatttaaattggaaaagtGCAGAAAAGGACTACTGGAGAATTGGATTATCcgtttttttaatagattagGAGAGCCTGGCATCTTCAGCTTAGCTAACAGGAAATTGAGAGGCAGCTTGGTGGCTGGCAAATACATCTGGGAGTAAATATCAAAGCTAAGGAGAAATTATTTAAGTTAAAGGATAAAGCTGTCACAATGGTGAGAGATATAAGTTGGTCTTGAAAAAACGTAGACTTGGAATTAGAAAGGTTTTTACCTAAGTGAAATTTAGAAATTTAGGATAGAAAGGAAATGGGCTTCTTATATTTTGGAAGAGATTGTAGAGCTAAATGGAAGAATTCCTCATGGCAGAAAATTAAGCCTACAGTCTGTGAGGGATGGGGCATGGACTGTAGATATTTTAGGAACCATTTTGAACACAGGATCTGTTTTGTGATTGCCTGCGATTATAAGGTGTCGATTTGGTGACCCAAGTGGTCTCTTTGTTTGATGGAATTTCTTCTGagacttctccaggctgagaaAATAACTCATCTTAGTGTGTTATCTGCagcaattaaataaataaagctgttcCATGTTGTACAATAGAGCAAATCTGGATCAAGGACAGTTACCGTAGTTAACTTCGGCTGTGTGATGCATTGTGGGCACGTTCAGTGTTGAGCCCTCTGCTGTGGTAAAAGGCAACATCTGGGTATCCATAAAGGAAAACTTCTTTTGCCACGTGCATTTGAAATACATGGTGGTCACCAGGGCAACCTGGCTGAGCGGCGACCCAGCGCTCTCCAATGGCATGCCACGTACGTCCCCATCTGCATGGAAAAGAAGCAGGgacccgcacacacacacacaatcctACTCACCCAGGCCTAAAAGCCAGGTCCGTGTGAGTAAATAAAGCAAGTTGtgactgctctccatccctaAGGGCAAGAGGCACAACTCACAAGACACTGTTAAAACCTCTACATCCCCCTCACCACTTGCACCTGGACCTCATCAGGATTGCCTGTTGATCCATGATCTCCCCAGAATGGAGCTCAAGCTGGTCAGTGTTGAGGGTCCTAATTGTGCCAGGAGTATGCTACTGGCTGAACAACATGGGTGACAGCAGCCCAGTGCTCAGCATCGTGTTCTGGCCCTAACTGGTTTTCTAGATCAAATGTGCTCACATGTATCTTGGAGTGGTTCATTGTTAGCACTAGAAATCCCTCATGAAATGGATTCATGGTTACTGACCCTTTTACGAAGTAACTAAGTCAACTGAAGCTCAAATCctaattctctctctctcctgttaGCAGTTGAATTGATCTTGCTTTGGGTATCTCAAAGATTCTTGGAAGTGTAAGCCACTTTTAATTCATCGATATGCATGTGAGCACCACATAAAACTCCCATTTAATATCTAGTTCTAGAGCAATACTTTTCTATATTGAAGCAAGACTACTTATTACAGTTCATTTGAGAGGGATagaattgtttttttcaatagtAGCTTTAATGTGTGTGTTTAACTTCACCTCACATGTTGATGGCCAAATTAATACTCATGCAACTTAAGCTGATTGGATTGATTTGCTCTGATGCTTCTAAGGACTTgctttttcaattattttttcattaacacAGAATTTAGTTTCATTACTTTTCTTGCTTATCTGGAAAGTAAATTCTTTTCATTTCCCGTTTTGACTTTTTAAACTCAGAATCTGACTGCTGAGCTCCTGCATGTCCCCCACAGCAGCATGGAAACACTCAACGCAGCAAAATTTGTCCCTGGGGAATTAGTCTGCTCCtcattaaaactgaaaatactgcAAAGGATTGACATGTTAAAAATTAGAGGAACCAGGCCAAGCAGTTACCAGCTTGATAACGCAAACTTATACTCACAGATTCAGACCTATTCCAGCTCTTTCCTCACATTAGAAAGTGAGCATCAGCACAGGGATTAGATTTCTTGTCTCTCAGCCTTGATTTGGACAACGTTGGGTGGGACAAAAAACTTTATACTTGGTTAAATGTAATTTCTCTCGCTACTTTTATTATACATTTCATCCATGTGCAACCATTCTCATGGGTTGTAACGTTACCTCCAAGGTGACCGGTGATCCATTCCTGTATTTGGGCTGTGGTTCTCTTGGGGTCCGTGAGGTTGGTTTGCTGCAGGCTGCTGTTTGCCCAGCGCGCAGCACGTGCAGCGAAGCGGGGCGAGAGCTGCACCCCGGCATCCACGAAGAAGGAACAGGccagctgcagtgctgtgccTTGGCTGGAGTCCGTCACTTCTTCATACAGTGTCTGCAAGAAGTCCTGCACGCTTTGATCTGCCAGGCAAGAGGGAGGGGAAAACTGCAGTTATCAACCTTAGGCTAAGGACAGCAAAGATTGCACAAGCACTCAGCAGCTCTCAACTCCATTGCCGACACTGATGTCACCTGAAAGTTGAGACACTATAGCAACTGAAGCACTCTTGACTTTATGGGGTATTATTGTCAAGTACTACTGTCAAGGACGGTGACGCACTGGGCACGGGAAAGCTCTCAGCATTCTTCATGTTGCTGTAGAAATCACCTAGTGCTGATACGTCAAGTGGCTGACTTCACATCAGGCTCACACCTCTATGCACACACAACTCCTACAGTTCATAAAGAACATTTGGGGACACTCTGGGTTCCCATTTGTGCCTCTGGCCATGACTGGCTGAGCTGCTGATGGTGCAGTACAgtcatctcctcctcctgccatcTCTGATGCCACCTACCCCAGGAAAGGCATCTTCCTGACTGCCCCAGGTCTGTCACTGCGACCCTTGGCCCCcatgtgttgttttgtttcttgaagGATGGTGCCCCAAACTGGTCGAGTATTGCAGATGAGCCCTGGCAATGCTAAATAGAGCTGATAGGTTGCTTCATGTGTGTCACAGGCAACTCTTCTTTTTATACAACCCACAAGAGtgtctgctttttctttagtATAATTATATTTCCTagtcaatatttttaattcctgaGAGCCCTCAGATCCTTTCCTAAAACATCTATTATTTTGCTCATTTTCACCTGATTTAAACAGCCGATTGTCCCTTCTAAATGTAGAATCTTGCACTTGTCCTTATTGAACCGTGTCTTACTCACTTCACACATTTCTCTGGTTTCCAGGATCCTTTCAAACTCTGTTCTGGTCCTTCAAATTTCTTAAAGCAACTATGAAATTCAGTAATGTGTACTCTTGGTTTGTTGTCTACTAATGAAAATACTTGAACAGTGCCCCGATCTCCtgttcctggggagcctgtGGTAGTTCAATGGTGGTGTTTTCTGTGACAGATACAAGGTTGAGGTATGGACCCAACAGGAGCATGAGTCCTGCAAACTTAGAGGATCTCGTATTCTTAAAATGACAGGGTTTCTAGTAGGTTCCTCTGAAGGGTGATTAAGCAGAGATTTCTACCTGTCATTATTTTACTTGCTACAGCAAATAAAATGGTTTGTGACGGGATGGTTCATGCCAAGGTGACCTCCTGAGGCCTGGGACTCCAACCCAGTTTGAACAATGTTTATGGGCTCTGTGTCAAATCTCCTCAAGCTTCCCATGTTCATGGTTCAGCCCCTTTCCCATCTCTTCTTGTGCTTTGGAGAAGACTTGCCTGTGCCCAGCCAACAAAAGTCTTATTGAGGTTGAGCAGCCTGCAAGACATTTTCAGCATGTTCCTGCTTCTATAAGTAAGTATTCCATGAGGACTGGGAAATGTCTGaggcatttttcttcttcaacaaGACATCAGTGCCTCTTGGCTCTGTGGGACCACCAGGACTTTCATTATTTCACCACCAAGTGTCCCAATTTCTGCATGAAATCTCAGCAGCTCACTGTTGTATATGAATTGCTAACTACTGTCTCAAAGCGGGGGGGTCAATATTGTGCCTCTTGCTTCTCCAGGTTGCTGTACTTAGCTCAGGTGCTTCTCTGCCTTGGCCTGAAACCCTGGGGTGCCCTGGGCAGCTCACAGGTATCTGACTTCCCACAGGCATGGCTGGTCTCACTGTTATGGGCTGGCTGGAAACCTTTGTTTTGACTCAGGGGAGGCCTCAGGCAAAGGGAAGAATCACCCAGTTTCTCCAGACAACTGTGGGTGTAGGCAGTGCTAGAGGGACATCAGGCTGGGCTGCCAGCTGGGACATGAGTGGTTTGAGGCGGCTAATGGGGAAGTCCATCCTGCCTAGACTGACCTGTCCCAGGCTGAGGGCAGGATCCTCTTGAATCTCCAGCTGCCAGCCAGGTCATCAGGAGACTTTTACTGCATAGATTCTTGGTGGGGTAAAGGGAGAGTGTCACATCTACCAACTTCTACCACCTGAGAACCCAGTTTGTGTTTTCTGGCCTAACAGTGCTCCTTTAACAACCTGCAAGGAGACTAATCACCTGTGGGAACTTTGGTATTAGAATTTAGATCTATTACTCTTTAAGGGATAAAATATTGAACTCCTCGAACAGATGTCAAGAAAACTCACACAGTCTGAAGTGTAAAGTGCTTTTCTCATGTGTTTTGCATTAGTGCAGGAGCATTTGGCAAGCTCTCTGGAGATTGTGAGAAATCAAAGATGGTAAATTGGAAGCAGATGTTAATGTGAGGTGTGGTATCCTCAGCTTGTAATTTCAGTCATATCAAAGTGCTTATCTAACCAAAGTCCTGAATTCTTACTCAGAAAACAGTtcaaaattgctttaaaatagtCTACCTTGgataaaataaatcagcaagGAGAAAGCATTTGAAAGCATGTAATTTTGTCTGTGCTGTCTAGAGAGACATCCCTTTATACATTGTTTTTCTTAGTTCTAGAATAAAGGAGAACAAGTCTTCCAAATATTAAAAGAAGATTACAAGTGCATGTAAGAGCACAATATCCATGAATAGTGAATGAAATATCACTGTTTTCATTGCTTTCAGCCTGCTAAGATTTTAACCACATTCTTCATTATTGTTTGACAGGCCAATGGAAACATTAATGCAAACGTATaatggaagaaattaattttatcagatatgcatatgtatgtgattTGCTTTTAATCATCCGATAGGAAATTTGATTTAAGTATTTGATTCATACCATTTGAAGAAGGGGTTTCCTTCTCCATCACTAGAAATGTGCTGTTATAACCAATAGCAATAGATCCTATCCTACTTTATTTTCGCATTCATGCATCAATATCACTGAAAGCCAAAGCTCATGTGGCTTGTGCCACAGACAAATAAAATGGAGATAAAGTGTCTGCTTGATATGATGTGCCACATGAGAAGTAAGGCAGCACAAAAGAGCTCACAGGTCATTAACAGCCTCTGCACttctttttgttacattttgtgTGGAGATTTGTGCCTGAATTTCACTCTGTAATATTATTGTTAAAGTTCTTTCTTAATAACTGTGCTCCTAATGACCAGAAGTGTCAAGAAAGATGTAATACTTGTATGAATTAATGTTGTTTAGAATTACCCTACTGAATTTACAGAAACAGGATTCTTACAGGCAAGACTTCATTATATCAGCTGCTCACAATACAGATGCACTGTCCTTTTGTCAGTACATGCAGCTGTATCTGTATATGTTAATATCAGCCAGAGTTAGCTCTTACTGCCGTGTCGGTTTTGAATGTCAATGCTGTACAGAATGGTAATGGTGACTAAGGCAGGTGACAGCACCGGACAGTGAAATTGCTGCAGGTTTTATCTTTAGTCTTCATATATTGAAAGTAAATTTTATGCTGAGAAACAGCAGTGTCATCTCTATACATAAGTCTGGTATGTAAGCTGCAAATTTTGAAGATGTGGCAGTCATCTGCTTTTCATAAACATTGTGCCCATAATGTAAAATAGCTTTTGACGTGTGATGTGAGATGGTAGGATAATCCAGacctaaaatgaaaacagcatcCTTAAATTCAGCTGACTTAATGCTGGATTTTAAGACATCTGCCTTTTCTATATCCCTTCCAGATTCCCAGTGAGTTTTATTTTAGCCTGCTTTCAGGGAAAAATGCAATTGCACCATCCATCTGCTAATGTATATCCTTCTCTGCCAGCCTCCTTCTAACAACTTTTCATCTTTTTGGCCGGTGGTAATAACACTAGAAAAAGGTGCACAGTCTTAAAGATAGTTCAGTTTCTATAGGCTTCATAAAATTTGTTAATAGGATAGGAGAGAAGACAGCTGTCCTGTGCCTGGCACCTCCTCACAGGGGATGCAGGGGAGGCCAGGACTCAACAGACATGATGAGCCCCTGGGAAACAGGAGCAATTCTGCTGTCCATGGAAGCAGCTTTTCTAGATGTAGTCGTATTTTGGTACAGTGAAAGAGGAAGCACTGATCAATAGAAAGAGGAATAACATGTATAAACTACTCCCTTGAGTTTTCTTTGTCCAGCTGATTTCTGGCTATCAAAGATAGACAAAACACTCCAAACCTACATCTAGCAGTGAGACAGAAGACAGAAGTTTAGTATGATGTGTGGAATTGCTGTCTCCTTAGTAAAGCTGTGAATTTATTGCAAAATGTAAGCAAGGaaccattttttttaagcagtacATTACCATGAATGTTGTATCCTAGGGATTCCTGCAGCTCCGTGAAGGTGTTTCCCTGAGCTCCAAACTGCAGCAGCTCTAAAGAAACAGCCACGCTTGCTGGAGAGACTACCAGGTTGGTTCTGTTCCCTGCTTCAGATACATGATGGTAGAGACTGATGGCAAATTCAGTCTTCAGCTCTTTCAGCTCATCATAGGAGATGCAGTTTCCTTTGGCTAAGCAGCAAGCGGACAGGATAAatgcagagaaggaaatggTCAACATGAAGGCAAGTTGAGAACACTCTTCACCAGATAACCATACCTGCAATTAATAACAGATATATTTAGAAAAGCAATACGCTGAGCTGACAGAggaactttctttttctgtcaatGTTAAGACCTCACTTGCAATAGTAATGACCACTGTTAAAATACTTGTCCAGGTCTAACCAGAAGCTAccaaaagaataaagaagtagggGCATGCTGATGACTCTGTTGACTAACAAGAACCAAGTTTTCCAGAATGCCCTACTTGTATAGGATAGTTGGCCCCTACAGTGCTTGGAGACACAGAGCCCCTTTGTTAAAAAGTTAGTTACCTGCCTCCATGATGAGGCACTTTAGTGCAGTCTCCATGTTGCTGAGCACCCACAGCTCCTTTCCGTCCCCAACAGAAAGAGGGTCACATCCAGCACTCCCAGAAGGAAGACTGCTCCTTGGGAGGTGCAGGTATCTAATTGGAGGCTCCAGGATGATCTTTAGATCCAAGTTTTCAAAAGGCTGATTTTGAATTCCCACCCCAGATATTCCTTCTATGAAATTTATCCCAGTGAATAAAGGTTGCATTTGCAAAAGGCTCCAGTGCTTGCAGCACAAAATCACTGCTTCCGATTTTTATAGGAAATTAAGTATTGGTCAACATTATATTAAAACACTTAGATTGAAATTTAAAGGAATAATGCTAAAATGGCAGAATAGCTTTCTTTACAGAACTTTGCCTTTTGAACATGTATACAAGTATCTATTAAGAAATACTGCGCCTTCTTTCACTTCAGGATTTCCTACAAATCTTTCTCCATGCCCTTTGCTCTAGAGAGCACCTCTAATGCCTCGTATTTACTCACAGTTAGCTCTGTTAAAttgtcttgcctttctgtgTCCTTCTGGGTGTCTGAATGGAAGCTGTCTATGTACGTCTTGTATCCTTCTTTAATAGGTGGTGGAGCAAAGACTAAGTCATGAGACTGCATTTAAAGGGATAGTCAGTGATCAGAGTCTCTTGTCGGCGATGTCTGTACCACTCTGTCCAAATTCCTGTAGGCTACAAGCTCTATGGAGAGCCAGGCAAAGCAGCATGCCACTGACCAGCAAATCCAAGGCAAGGAACAAAAAGGTACACATGGAGATGGAGTCAGCAACTTCCTTACAAGCCCTGCTCGAGCCTCATGAGACTTGTGACCTGCTGGTACGGAGCAAGGCATCTCCTATCTCTCTTCCCACACCCCCCCTCCTTTTATATGAATTCCAGTGATTCCTCTGCCacaaaggggaagagaaagggttCTCTGTGTACCAGGCACACAGctatttttccccccactttgaAACCTTATTCAGAAATCCCATgcaattaaaatgtctttatttgccattctttttttttttttttttttttttttttaaatgccatcCCAAATAGCAAGATTTTCATTCACTCTTTAGTTTctaggaggaaagaaacaacaaagcagTGCACTCGAGGGAGATCAAATGAGGCAGGGGACACTTTGAATTAACCAGAACCAGAAGACCTGTGGTTGtgactgctttaaaagcaatcGCAGCTGTTCATGTCTTTCTCCCTGTGACAGGATCAAATCTCCCCCATCATATTCACAGGTTCAGCCTTGCAGCTTCACAATGACACCTGAGGAAAGCAAGGTTTTAGCTTTAAAATGAGTATAAAACTTCAGTTTATATAGAGTTTGACACTATATATCCACTTAGCTGTTTTACAGTATACATTCCTGTTACAACTGGGAAAGAAGACATGGGGAAAAAGATCTTTACAATCAAGCAATAGTGTTTAGTTTAGGGAAGGAGCAGCCACACAATTGAAATAGAGCCCAAATGAGAATGAAGCAATGGGCCTCCCTTCACCTGCACTGGTGCTgttcttctctctctgctgtttggaGAAGATGATGGAATCGACACCAACACTGAGGTCTGCCTCAGCATCCTGGGATTTAGACCACATTTCTGCTAGGCTAGATGAAGGATGAGAGCTTGACCAGTCCCTGTCTAGTACAACAGGCTGGGATGTAGCAATTGTGATGGATGTCAATGGCAGTATCCTCATGCTGCAAACTACATTTGGGCTTCAGAATTTTGCCGAATGGGGACCTGTCTGCTGAAGTTATCATTAACAGCGTCCATTTGACTGGAGATGTATTCAGAGGGAGTGAAACAGAAGCCACCAAGTGATTTCTCAAGGTCTCAGAGCTGTCGATAGATAAATTAGCTCTGGTCACCAGTGAAGACTGTACAGCTGGATTTGATGTGACATTTCTAGAGGTTCCAGACCTGATAAGACATTTTCTCTGTGCCCTACTTGATACTCTCCTGTGGATTTATTAAGACTTGGAAGAAAGACAGGGAGCCTGTGAACGTTTTAGGCATTACTGTCAAAAATAGACATTCAATTCCCACCTGGCAAAATTGTTGCTGTTCAGATTTGGTAGATCTAATTGAAAATTAGACCCAATATAAATGTGGTGTAGGACAGCATAGTTTCTGTgggaatgaaaaaaacccaacattctGGCTCATGTCACATCACAGAGAGGGCTTAGAAATTGGGGTCTTTGTTTCAAACTCTCCCTCTCTGCAACTTATTTAGGAAAGTATGTGGAGGAATCTTAGCAGTAAAAGCAGTGTTTGCAGACAAGGACAGAGGACTTATGAAAACTAGAAATGAATCAATTCTGTTCAAAGCAGCCATGGGGAATAAGAAATGTGCTTTACGTAcaatgaataaaaaagaaaatccattagTGAATGATTAGAAAGACAAAAGGCagcagagtaagaaagaaggaagagtcAGTAAAACTAGCTGTGGCTAAAAACCAAGTGACAAAATCATTTATCATGATCCAGGCCAAATTAAAAAATCTCATTGCCCTTCAGTTTAGCAGCCTCAGTTTTAAGTTCCTCTTCCCCAAACTAGGATCCAAAGCTGAAAACTGGATGTCCATGGAAAATCTGGTGTCACTTGGGGATGAAAGTGAAAACTGAGCTTGCCAAATGAGCCCAGGTAGCCAGGACCTGACCTCTCCAAGAGAGGGTAGTTTGGTGCGTAACCTGGGGGCTGCAAACCAAACAGGCCAATTGCAGAAATTCCAGGTCAAAAAGAAGGGTGCCTTGCACCTATAGAAGTGTGAGGATTGGGCTGCTGTGGAGAAAGGGAGTTTCTGGCTCTTTTTgaggaatttatttttagagtCTTTAAACTTGTCTTTGTCCTAGTTTAGGCATCCCATCCTTCTTTGGGTCTTAATCTGGATATGCATCA includes:
- the SERPINE3 gene encoding serpin E3 isoform X1: MQSHDLVFAPPPIKEGYKTYIDSFHSDTQKDTERQDNLTELTVWLSGEECSQLAFMLTISFSAFILSACCLAKGNCISYDELKELKTEFAISLYHHVSEAGNRTNLVVSPASVAVSLELLQFGAQGNTFTELQESLGYNIHDQSVQDFLQTLYEEVTDSSQGTALQLACSFFVDAGVQLSPRFAARAARWANSSLQQTNLTDPKRTTAQIQEWITGHLGDGDVRGMPLESAGSPLSQVALVTTMYFKCTWQKKFSFMDTQMLPFTTAEGSTLNVPTMHHTAEVNYGQFQTAALEAFSVVELPYLGEKFSMFLVLPSHRRTSLSQIESHLSAKTISLWANSLKRAKMDIFLPRFSIQSLFDLKTVFSALGIRDAFDPITANFKGISEQSSLYISEAIHKAEIEVTEDGTKASGATAMVLLKRSRTPIFKADRPFTFFLRQTNTGTHALHFRSRVLHE
- the SERPINE3 gene encoding serpin E3 isoform X2 → MQSHDLVFAPPPIKEGYKTYIDSFHSDTQKDTERQDNLTELTVWLSGEECSQLAFMLTISFSAFILSACCLAKGNCISYDELKELKTEFAISLYHHVSEAGNRTNLVVSPASVAVSLELLQFGAQGNTFTELQESLGYNIHDQSVQDFLQTLYEEVTDSSQGTALQLACSFFVDAGVQLSPRFAARAARWANSSLQQTNLTDPKRTTAQIQEWITGHLGDGDVRGMPLESAGSPLSQVALVTTMYFKCTWQKKFSFMDTQMLPFTTAEGSTLNVPTMHHTAEVNYGQFQTAALEAFSVVELPYLGEKFSMFLVLPSHRRTSLSQIESHLSAKTISLWANSLKRAKMDIFLPRFSIQSLFDLKTVFSALGIRDAFDPITANFKGISEQSSLYISEAIHKAEIEVTEDGTKASGATAMVLLKRSRTPIFKADRPFTFFLRQTNTGSILFIGRVTNPS
- the SERPINE3 gene encoding serpin E3 isoform X4 — protein: MQSHDLVFAPPPIKEGYKTYIDSFHSDTQKDTERQDNLTELTVWLSGEECSQLAFMLTISFSAFILSACCLAKGNCISYDELKELKTEFAISLYHHVSEAGNRTNLVVSPASVAVSLELLQFGAQGNTFTELQESLGYNIHDQSVQDFLQTLYEEVTDSSQGTALQLACSFFVDAGVQLSPRFAARAARWANSSLQQTNLTDPKRTTAQIQEWITGHLGGQFQTAALEAFSVVELPYLGEKFSMFLVLPSHRRTSLSQIESHLSAKTISLWANSLKRAKMDIFLPRFSIQSLFDLKTVFSALGIRDAFDPITANFKGISEQSSLYISEAIHKAEIEVTEDGTKASGATAMVLLKRSRTPIFKADRPFTFFLRQTNTGSILFIGRVTNPS
- the SERPINE3 gene encoding serpin E3 isoform X3 — encoded protein: MQSHDLVFAPPPIKEGYKTYIDSFHSDTQKDTERQDNLTELTVWLSGEECSQLAFMLTISFSAFILSACCLAKGNCISYDELKELKTEFAISLYHHVSEAGNRTNLVVSPASVAVSLELLQFGAQGNTFTELQESLGYNIHDQSVQDFLQTLYEEVTDSSQGTALQLACSFFVDAGVQLSPRFAARAARWANSSLQQTNLTDPKRTTAQIQEWITGHLGGQFQTAALEAFSVVELPYLGEKFSMFLVLPSHRRTSLSQIESHLSAKTISLWANSLKRAKMDIFLPRFSIQSLFDLKTVFSALGIRDAFDPITANFKGISEQSSLYISEAIHKAEIEVTEDGTKASGATAMVLLKRSRTPIFKADRPFTFFLRQTNTGTHALHFRSRVLHE